Below is a genomic region from Fimbriimonadaceae bacterium.
ATGAGGATCCGGTTCCATCCCGGCCCTCAGGACTCCGTGAAGTTTGGCATTCCGGCGCCTTGACAGGTCGCACCGAGCAGCGTAAATTTCTCGCGGTTCCACATACTACGAGGCCAAAGAGCGTACCGCTCCGAGCCCGAACGACCCGTAACTGGGTGGTTCGGGCTTTTTTATTGTCTGCGGCCGGGGTATTCGACACCCGGCCTGCGCAGGAGGTGTCTTATGTCCGGACATCGTTCACGCATCTACCGTCTTCTGTTCGTGCTGGCGCTGTGCTGTCTGGGAGGGGTCGCCCCCGCATGGGCGGACTACAACGTCATCGAGGTGCCCGACGGAGGAACCATCAAGGGCAAGGCGTTGTGGAAGGGGGCGATTCCCAAGGTGCCGCCGCTCAGGGTGTTCGCCGATCTCGATGCCTGCGGGACGCAGGTGCCATCGCCCGTGTTGCAGATCGATCCGGCAAGCATGGGTGTGCAGGATGTGCTGGTGTACCTTGAGCGAGTGGAGCGCGGGAAAGCGGCGGAGCCCGTCTATCGCCTTCCTATGGGGAAGGGAGGAGCGTCCTCCACAGGGCATGCCTGCCAGTTCCAGCATCCGGTCTTTCCATTTGTGCGTACGTCACAGGTCGGGATGGTCAATTTCGAACCGGTGCTGCACAATCCCCATTTCTTCAGCGAGACACAGGCCAGCCTGTTTAACCTCGCCCTGCCGACTCCCGATCGAGAAATCACGACCAGGCTCTTGCGTGCTCGCGGAGTCGGATTGCGGTTGCTGTGCGATGTGCACGTTCATATGAATGCCTGGGCGGCGGCGTTCGATCACCCCTATTTCGCCGTGACCGATTCACAGGGGCGCTTTGAAATCAGTGGCATCCCGCCGGGATCCTACACCGTGGTAGCCTGGCATTCCGGCTATAACATCCTCAAGTTCAACGCCTCTCGTCCGGTCTACGACGAACCTCATGTCATTCGGAAGACGGTGACGATCGCACCGCGGG
It encodes:
- a CDS encoding carboxypeptidase regulatory-like domain-containing protein, with amino-acid sequence MSGHRSRIYRLLFVLALCCLGGVAPAWADYNVIEVPDGGTIKGKALWKGAIPKVPPLRVFADLDACGTQVPSPVLQIDPASMGVQDVLVYLERVERGKAAEPVYRLPMGKGGASSTGHACQFQHPVFPFVRTSQVGMVNFEPVLHNPHFFSETQASLFNLALPTPDREITTRLLRARGVGLRLLCDVHVHMNAWAAAFDHPYFAVTDSQGRFEISGIPPGSYTVVAWHSGYNILKFNASRPVYDEPHVIRKTVTIAPRGLVESQFELPVRPVDVEWNIAGGEERPPE